A region of the Pseudorasbora parva isolate DD20220531a chromosome 18, ASM2467924v1, whole genome shotgun sequence genome:
TAATATTAACATTTATCATTACAGCAATCACATGGGttgctgaaaatgtgttgtgtttgtctcTTATACAATCAAAAACCCCAAAGCAAACTTCTGATCAATTCAAATGTTATCAGATAACTTTATTCAGAGTTTCCTGTTTCATCAAAAACTgaactttgacatagtcccattCAGAGCAAAATACTCAAAATTACAGCAACACTGACCGTGACATCGTCAGGGTTTGTTTCTTTGACCTATAGCTCATATGGATATTTTGGAAAAAACAACTTTTATATAACCTACACTATCTATCTAATAATCTaatatctaatatatatatatatatatatatatatatatatatatatatatatatatatatatatatatatatgccataaaaaggaaaatgtagttcataaatatattttattcaaaattatttttactttaGGGGTAGTATGTACATGGATATAACATGCAGAAGTCCTGAAAAAAAAACCacaaaaaagcaacaaaaaaaaatcttaaaacaaactaaataataattatatatatatatatttatatatataaaaaatatatatatatatatatatatatatatatatatatatatatatatatatatatatatatatatatatatatatatatatatatatatatatatatatatatgattaaaGCCTTGAGATGACTTTAATCAAATGACCCTTAAATCACcttaacaaaaataaagaaaattaatttaaaaaaaactaataaaaacatatttgaaATTTGGGGGCAAAAAAGAaaggcaaaataaataaatatagctATGAATTTGTTTATGTATATGAAAATATATAGTTATAGCCTATACATTACATGTTAATCAATACAAACATACTAAAACTGCTGTTgctgctaataataataataataaaacatggaAAAAATAATGCATAGTTTGCCCCTGATGCCAAAAAAGTAAGAAAAATATGGGAGGAAACACATCTGGTAGAGAGGGAGAACATTTTATGGCATTGCCAAATCCAAATAAATAGGAGAAAAGTTAATCTTAATCACaagctaaactaaactaaactaaagtcAGAAATGCTCTTGCATCTTATCATGTCTGAATGTACAggtttgattgttttgtttttgttttgttttttgacaatagcaatcattttctttttaataagaaaatatacttgtaattatttatttatttattaatgtgtTTAAGTAATAATGCTTTTGCAATACAAGTCATGTCAGTAAAGCTCATTtgcatagagagagagagagagagagagagagagagagagagagagagagagagagagagagagagagagagagaggcacaTTGGCAGTGTGCTCACCTGATTGCGGGGCTGCTTTTCATCTTCTGCCGCATCAAAGGGTCAGTCCGCCCGCGGTGCTGAGAATGAAGTGATCCCCCGCATCGCGTCACCTGCACGGTTACATCTACATCTACATTAAAGCTTTTCATCCGCAGCATGACCATGAAGGACAGCAAACCGATTGCGCTGGACCGGCGCGATATTCATTCCCTGCTGGATCTGATCGGTGGCTTCGGTGCCGTAGTGGCCGTGGGGATCATTGCCATGCTGTCGGTCTGCGCCGCGTTCTTCATTTACCGATCCTTTAGAGGTCAGCGCGGGAAGGGTGTCGAGACTAACGGGAACGATACGGCGGTTGCAGCGGGAGAAGCGAACTCGGCTCGCACGAGGAAAAGAGAGAGGGATGATCGACCTACCGAGTCAACAGGTAAAACTGGACAATTGTTGAAACAGTAGCCTAAGCTAAATATTGGTGCGCACgtgtgagactttttttttttaatagcctaCCACACATTTGAAATATCACTATTATTTGTCAGATATCACTGTAATATGAATATAAATCACAAACCGTGACAGCCATTTACGGTTAATCGGCGAAAACCTGTCCCGATATTCAGAAAACTTAGCCAATCAGAGAAACGCTTTCTGCATGTCAATCATTTTGCTCGCTTAGCTACTGACAGAAATGTGGACAGGATTATGTTATTGATTGTTATAATCATGTTTGGTAATTATTTTAGCCTTAAAATCTATCTAGGTTATCTAGCTATCACACCCCACTTTCAATTTTGTGTAGGCTATTATTACggacaatcttttttttctaataAATTCACAGGTggcacaaataataataattaggcCTAGTagaattattgttattttaaatcACCAAAAATGTGGAAATGTAGGCCTACGCTACTATTTAATGTTTTGGGGTAAGTAAGATTTATGGTGTCTACAAAaaatttaagcagcacaacttgtcaacactgataataaaaagaagaaatatTTCTAGAAGAGAAAATCCGCATATTACAGCGATTTCTGAAGGAGcatgtgacagtgaagactgAGTAATGATGCAAAAAATGTAGTATTttgcaatattactgtatttttatcaaataaatgcaaaaaatatatatataatgtaagcATTTTACAGGCCGGCATTTATTTGAACTGTTCTATATGTCTACTGTGTATCTTTTTCTGTCAGCTTGCAGCATTGAGATTTGTTCTTTAAATTCAGCTACTGTAAGAGGTCAATCGGAGATGGTTTTTCTTGCATTTATTTGCATAACAAATTGTTAATAGtcttttctttatttctatTAAACCATCTATACCGTTCTTTAGCAAAGAACCCAGGGCCATTTCTTGAATATGTCCaaaacctgatttttttttttttttacatttgcttGTATATAAAAATACCAAAATCACCAAAACATGTCTGAATGTTTGCATAACATCCTTTCCTGGCTATGATATGCCACAATCTTGTTGAAAGTTTTACAGTGGCTCTCTTGTTCAGCTGCCAAAATACAAGATGAACTGAATGTCATGACAAAGTGCAACGTTAAAAGCAGCTCTGATGCAGAATTTCATTTCAAAGAGCCAAAGCCTGAAATGAAACCATACTCTTGTCCTGCCCCTTAAGCACTTGTATTCTCTTCTAGAAATGTTAATCTAGTACTAAAGTCATACGCTCATTCTCACTGATCTGAAATGTTGTTTTCAGTGATCTAGCATTCGCGAGTTTATCTGACTTTACAAATGTTTAACATTTGCTCGGTTACATCGCTGCGTGATTACTGAGGAATATCGATTGATTTATTAATAGATGAATAAACATTGTGCAAGGCCCATCAGTAAGTAACCTACTTCTAGCTTTTACTGTAAACCGATAGTTTTACACCTGACAAAAAACATAATGCACAAATAacattttgagtaaaaaaagaatggaaaaaaatggaaagagagagaaaagttGAACTGTTCTTTGCTAAAAGATTTCCCGTATACATTTTTGATCACTTGAAAGCGTATGTGACGTGGCTAATGCTTTTTTGTTCTCTTTTAGGAGAATGTCAGGATGGAAAGTGTTTCAGCGAATCCGGTAACCTCTCAGACACAGACAACATGCTCCTTCCCACTGAGATATCCGAAAAGGACCTGAATGAAAGCACTCTTAAGGACATGGAGGAGATCACAGATGAGCTTCTAACGGACTTAGAACGCGAAATGCGAGACAAAACGGATTCTGATCCGGATCAGTGGGTAGAAACGGATCCTGATGAAAATACGGAATGTGAGGATCATATtcaggatgatgatgataatggaCGTGAGGTTTTGGCTGGTGGGAGTGTACTGTCGACGCAATTAGATAGCCAGCGTGAGGAATATCTCGACAAATCCGAGACAGGACTGAGTGTAGATGCAGATGAACCATCTGAGACTGAAAGCGCTCAGGAGTTCATTTATCAGAGACGCCATCAAGATCATGTCACTTGTTCTTCTTCAGACCAAGCGGTTAAACCATCCAATCCCAGTAAGATCCCATTAGAAGAAGACGACAAGACGTCAACATTGGAGGACGCGAACAAGATCTTCGACGATCCACATGACTGGCGTTATCCGCGAACAAATAACTTAGATTGCTGTTGCTGTGATAATAAGACTATGGTCAACCACAGCAACAGGTTTGACTTTCACAACTACTTGGGCTTCCACACTGATAATACCTTCCCCATTGGGTCTTCAACACAGGTGAGCCTCTCACATGAGTCTGGTGAGAAGAAAACCAATGAAGATAAAGCACCAAAAGAGGATAATCTTGAAAAGAATGAGATCAGCATAATGGATGCCATTATGGACAATAACGAGTGGCTCAATGTAGGTACACCAGAGTTCAGAGATCTTCCCTGGCTTACGCCAACTGCAACCACCCCTGAAGAAAAACAGACGCAGCCGGAAAAAGAAGGGCAAGTCAAGACTGGTTTAGCCAAAGAAGACGAAGGACCGGCGAATAAAAGAGTAGCGACTGTTCCGCCTTTATCGCAAGTGGTTAGCGTAACCTTCCGGATTCACTACATCACATACTCTCCTAGCCAGCTGGTGGCTGTTACCGGGAGCCTGCAGGAGTTGGGGGCCTGGGAGAGTTTCGTTCCACTCCACCGAGCCAAGGACGGGTTCTGGGCCAACACTATCACCCTCCCCATGGAGAGCCAGGTGGAGTGGAAGTTCGTCCTGGTGGAAGATGGAAGGATCTCTCGCTGGGAGGAGTGTGGAAACCGCTCTCTCTTTTTAACTAGCCAAGATGAAGAAGTCTATCTTGACAAGTGCTGGGGATGTTGCTGAACTCAGAGGTGACTATCTacaacactcttaaaaataaaggttcttgaTTGGCATCTATGGTTCCACCAAAAAAAACCATGGAAGCTTTCCATTATGTACTTTGCACTAATAAAGAACTGTTCAGCAAAAGGTTCTTTGAGGGCCCCAAAATGGTTCTTTTATTGCATTGCTACGAAAACCACATtttagaacctttatttttaagattgcagggctgcacgattaatcccaaaaaacaaaacaaaaatcacagtATGACTGCAATATGTCTGCTCCACATGATCTCCATATCTGCATCTGCTCTGAGTTTGGGTCGCTTGACATTAACATGCATTTGGGAACGCAACTTTTGCCAAAAAATCTTACCATACTTATAATGAGAAGTGCTTTTCAACAAAAGACCAACTTTGAGGGGTTCCTGCAGTTTTTTATATATGtggtaattattattattattattattacaagcACAGCATccctgacttaaaaaaaaaatgcattctaAATAAcaatctcaaaatatcaaatatagcAATTCATTTCCCCCCATAAATCGTGCAGCCTTACTGTCTTCTTCCAGCTCTATACAGCAATAATAATCCATAGTGCATTATTGAAATCCAGTATGTtagattatattataatattgttGATTATTAATGAATTATGTCAATAAAGCATGAGGCTGTGGAACTGTTACTATAGCAATAAGATTATAACATTACAAATATGCACTTTCTTACGTCAGTAAATGATATGTATGTTGATTATATCTAATTGTACTAAAAGTGTCTACCCTTGACTATTATCCTGTAACAGCAACGTACCAAAACGGAGAAAATCTACAACAAAAATTCTTTCATGTATAAGGGAAAATCCTAAAGCTTCCAGAGGATAAAGTGTATCTCCATTCTGAGAATGTCTTGTGTGCACTATTATTTCAATCtataatgttgcaaaaattACACTGATTTTTTCATGATCTTatcttatattttaatttaggcTGGAAACATACTCTATGCAAGTGCACAAATGCCAACGTGAACGCTTGCAAATCAGTGCCAGTGCACATAATAAGAAACCTCAGTTCTCAGGTGGAGTTTTCTTCTAGTATTTCTGAATTTGTTTTTCAGGTTTCTAGCTATGCACTAGCTGATGTCCAGTTTGAATTTCTTCAAACGTTTGCTCTGTCAGGACAGTATTTGATCTAGAATAGAAAACTGAGTCCATAGGAAGTCAATTAGTGATAATTCCTGCTATAGCGCCCCTTGTGTTGACACTGACACTGCGTCCCAAATCAAACACCTCCCAACTATAGAGTATGCGAAAAACGGTACGCCAGCAGAGTAGTTTGTCTGAATGCATAATATTCAAAAAACAGTAAGTCCCTAGATGACCTACTTCCAGTGAGATTCTGAAGTTTGCATTCGATAGAAACTTTGTTATCCTATAAGACCACAGGAGAGATtttttgaatggcagtgaagcgaCCGGGTAGGTCAAATGACAATAATAACAACATGACGGATATAGTACGTCCGGATTACATTCACACTACCAACATTCGTACTACATAGACTTTTTTTTCCGTACATAGCGTGAGAATACAGCGTAATTATTCtacattttgaagaaaaaaatacactcacctaaagggttattaggaacacctgttcaattttacTGGGattcagttactgggattttccacgcacaaccatttctatgGTTTATAAAGAATGGTgtggaaaaacatccagtatgcagcagcagtcctgtgggtgaaaatgccttgttgatgctagaggtcagaggagtatGGGCTGACTggttcaagctgatagaagagcaactttgactgaaataaccactcgttacccagttatgcagcaaagcatttgtgaagccacgaaacgcacaaccttgaggtggatgagctacaacaacagaagaccccaccgggtaccactcatctccactacaaataggaaaaagaggctacaatttgcacaagctcaccaaaattggacagttgaagactggaaaaatgttgcctggtctgataagtctcgatttctgctgagacattcagatggtagaacatcatgccttgttaccactgtccaggctggtggtggtgaaatggtgtgggggatgttttcttggcacactttaggccctttagtgccaaccgtttaaatgccacggcctacctgagcattgtttctgaccatgtccatccctttatgaccaccatgtacccctCCTCTggtggctacttccagcaggataatgcaccatgtcacgaagctcgaatcatttcaaattgttttcttgaacatgacaaaggcctcgtccacacgaagccagcgctttcctaatccgatctttttttttcctcgtttcaagaaatatctgcttccacacgagattaagaaaactaaaaacgatgtagtttgcatgccaggccagtgtgtggcgctgtaattctgccacagaaatacacttaaaatggagaagaagagttgtggctagaaggggtatagcagtggtcggaggtgagccaaaatctcacaataaaataacaataaatacatttcctACTTAACAGGTGTTTTTTactaatgcctacacctaccccaacccaaaacatacccttacaataatgcagatacgttaattaaatgacgcaatattgatgtgcgcatgcccagagcccgtagttgtatccctcaactatttcaccgtgctggacgtagtgtgatgacatcaccgtttcagaaaatatacggattcgctgtacacacaaagacggaagatgatcgttttcagatttacccgctttgggacccggtttcgaaaaatatcggatgcatgcttctaaaacgccggatccgtgtggacaaaacgctgatacggtacaaaatttat
Encoded here:
- the stbd1 gene encoding uncharacterized protein stbd1, encoding MTMKDSKPIALDRRDIHSLLDLIGGFGAVVAVGIIAMLSVCAAFFIYRSFRGQRGKGVETNGNDTAVAAGEANSARTRKRERDDRPTESTGECQDGKCFSESGNLSDTDNMLLPTEISEKDLNESTLKDMEEITDELLTDLEREMRDKTDSDPDQWVETDPDENTECEDHIQDDDDNGREVLAGGSVLSTQLDSQREEYLDKSETGLSVDADEPSETESAQEFIYQRRHQDHVTCSSSDQAVKPSNPSKIPLEEDDKTSTLEDANKIFDDPHDWRYPRTNNLDCCCCDNKTMVNHSNRFDFHNYLGFHTDNTFPIGSSTQVSLSHESGEKKTNEDKAPKEDNLEKNEISIMDAIMDNNEWLNVGTPEFRDLPWLTPTATTPEEKQTQPEKEGQVKTGLAKEDEGPANKRVATVPPLSQVVSVTFRIHYITYSPSQLVAVTGSLQELGAWESFVPLHRAKDGFWANTITLPMESQVEWKFVLVEDGRISRWEECGNRSLFLTSQDEEVYLDKCWGCC